A part of Candidatus Spechtbacterales bacterium genomic DNA contains:
- a CDS encoding glycosyltransferase family 2 protein — translation MSKVDVSIVVNHYKSPKVLKMALGYVRDWKRDFEKAGGSAEIIVTDSETIPETVEIMNQLFPDVIFLKEPKNIGFGKSVNRAWDIASGKYIFTMNADFVIPRPKELNKLLNYLENNPEVGLVGPRLQNFDGTHQPSAFRYYTPMTIFYRRTFLKKLPQAKNHIDAFMLKHHDNLTKEPTEIDWLMGSALLTKREYLDKVGFFDERYFMYMEDVDLCRRFWENGYKVMYYPDSVMHHFHGAASRSRNIFKAAFNKYTRIHLVSAYKYFRKHGTSKKRYGV, via the coding sequence ATGTCTAAAGTTGACGTTTCTATAGTAGTAAATCATTATAAGAGTCCTAAGGTGCTGAAAATGGCGCTTGGTTATGTTAGAGACTGGAAAAGAGACTTTGAAAAAGCCGGCGGTTCGGCTGAAATTATAGTTACAGATTCAGAAACAATACCGGAAACAGTGGAAATTATGAACCAGCTCTTTCCTGATGTAATTTTTTTAAAAGAACCAAAAAACATAGGTTTTGGTAAATCTGTAAACCGTGCCTGGGATATAGCAAGCGGTAAATATATATTCACGATGAACGCGGATTTTGTAATCCCCCGCCCCAAAGAGCTAAACAAGCTTTTAAATTATCTGGAGAACAATCCAGAAGTTGGACTGGTAGGGCCCCGCCTACAAAATTTTGACGGCACGCACCAGCCATCAGCTTTTCGCTACTACACGCCGATGACAATATTTTACAGAAGGACCTTTCTAAAAAAACTCCCTCAGGCAAAAAACCATATAGATGCCTTTATGCTGAAACACCATGATAATTTAACAAAAGAACCTACTGAAATTGACTGGCTTATGGGCTCGGCACTTTTGACCAAAAGGGAATATTTAGATAAAGTCGGCTTTTTTGATGAAAGATATTTTATGTACATGGAAGATGTGGACCTGTGCAGAAGGTTCTGGGAAAATGGATACAAGGTGATGTACTATCCGGATTCAGTGATGCACCACTTCCATGGCGCTGCCAGCAGAAGCAGAAATATATTTAAAGCCGCGTTTAACAAATATACAAGAATACATCTTGTAAGCGCGTATAAATATTTCCGAAAGCATGGAACTTCCAAAAAAAGATACGGAGTATAA